In Argopecten irradians isolate NY chromosome 11, Ai_NY, whole genome shotgun sequence, one DNA window encodes the following:
- the LOC138334866 gene encoding uncharacterized protein yields the protein MRPSVMNKCVIEPEYFRFHMMAGATSNIPTKKRRLGDNDSLFTDFPQATKRQLAIKLHDLCDTHGPVWESLKFNNSNAADENGGIPFCKAYCSVTASKKKLFFGAIFVDGLIMMSNFLEQGIIPSNKPKRLVLGNLLDYIVDFETQAALLELESFGEAELAIVLVNHLLGKLASSTKYIINKHRSGKKLENCPCSHDCDMSGTYGDTSIGNELVWHGHLDIIINQDIGVSIVEREDTNEQSHEEKNPVEVSTSLERNQQIIAQCVVFSFLQRQNRPLSNHFLFPYIGVKGSNLIIYIYDSEHDVLLQSSTIPVLVSNGRNSRPKVNLTAILVSWLAVNCQHLSDGLPETLKSKDKVAEFLLQVKDRIDIYEELLKSGDVGGSIHLGLFSKSEESYEVCPCGLDEARRKLYEVVWRRTEEG from the exons ATGCGTCCCAGCGTCATGAACAAGTGTGTGATTGAGCCAGAGTACTTTCGATTTCACATGATGGCGGGTGCCACATCAAATATCCCGACGAAGAAGCGCCGTCTTGGCGACAACGATTCGTTATTTACAGACTTTCCTCAAGCCACTAAAAGGCAGCTCGCAATAAAACTGCACGACCTATGCGATACGCATGGTCCAGTCTGGGAATCACTGAAATTCAACAATAGCAACGCAGCTGATGAAAATGGCGGAATTCCATTTTGTAAGGCATACTGCAGTGTTACAGCCAGCAAGAAAAAACTGTTCTTCGGTGCGATATTCGTTGATGGCTTGATCATGATGTCCAATTTTTTAGAACAAGGAATTATTCCCAGTAACAAACCAAAACGACTCGTTCTTGGTAATTTATTAGACTACATTGTTGACTTTG aaacaCAAGCTGCTCTTCTGGAATTAGAGAGCTTTGGTGAGGCAGAGCTTGCAATTGTACTAGTAAACCATTTACTTGGAAAGTTAGCAAGCTcaacaaaatatatcattaacaaACATCGTTCTGGGAAGAAACTAGAGAATTGTCCGTGTTCGCATGATTGTGATATGTCTGGTACTTACGGAGATACAAGCAtag GAAATGAACTGGTTTGGCACGGACATTTAGATATAATCATCAACCAGGATATAGGTGTTAGTATTGTTGAACGGGAGGATACTAACGAACAGAGCCATGAAGAGAAAAATCCTGTGGAAGTGTCAACTAGTCTGGAGAGAAATCAACAAATCATCGCTCAGTGTGTAGTTTTTTCATTTCTCCAGAGGCAGAATCGCCCACTCAGTAATCATTTCCTGTTTCCATATATTGGAGTAAAAGGAAGCAATTTGATAATTTACATCTATGATTCTGAACATGATGTACTTCTTCAAAGCTCGACCATTCCTGTACTTGTGTCCAACGGCCGTAATTCTCGTCCAAAAGTCAATTTAACAGCAATATTAGTATCATGGTTGGCTGTTAACTGTCAGCATTTGTCAGATGGTTTACCAGAAACTCTAAAATCTAAAGACAAGGTTGCCGAGTTTTTGCTCCAAGTCAAAGACCGAATTGACATTTATGAAGAGCTATTAAAATCAGGAGATGTTGGAGGATCCATACATTTAGGCCTATTTTCTAAGTCGGAGGAGTCATATGAAGTCTGTCCTTGTGGTCTGGACGAGGCAAGACGAAAGCTTTATGAGGTTGTGTGGAGAAGAACGGAAGAGGGGTGA
- the LOC138334864 gene encoding WD repeat-containing protein 91-like isoform X1 gives MAAATGRVDEMVKDYLLYRGFTSAHRSFEAELKNEKERGLRADRLVEQLYNYIVTYDLASLREFWNNLNHRLFSRLEQRYMPSVRKLEVGLLKFYIVYASQNNHQDKVREFFEKMTPEIQNQSEFKDWFSFPFIKSPEENTTFVMYFTKQWQDTYFLSLHNFLSVIIQAMPAPTLLNFDIEHKRMKNLQEENDIMKQRLLGTTPKVDTESQTRNQPPTEPISRGANSMDLIYDFSALADESFEQEKQQKTTRRFPINFSAPPLLGKKSTNRSTGNNNSKKNDQSVSKTASKPTPSKAKASSKPVNIQSKQLKPSQVPVGATPPQSMSRGGNGGPEHGVVQRSPAKVTSVETEDHQGSPAVSVRQKAIDQHMNERGQLLGNPDIKNEKRQSEGDISPAKRSMKSTPPVTRAQSAGTTDMPAVTTRSTTRSVSVIESSKMTSQPKQVEMVQFSAESKPPPTGTETCPFILLSQEEYSEHRAALSYCRFSNTGQYVASVDVDGVVKVWTWSPQPTTAATVMSKSAFLSLEWASKSDRWLLLGNRSGNIRLFDVKEMKSFYEATADASYPRMINLCTSPTGGSFVCSASVNRARSGSSSGEGSPASSISKVGKLTLWDLRTMKVNKQLPIDPGPIAVNCCSFNHNGQLLLTGAADGVIRMYDIQQCRCISQWEAHSGEVQSLQFSNDETTCYSMGTDSKFLQWSVHKPGVQQQELPIHSGASLPFLTTGLSGGKEIPKGRLFSFDGEGQYILTCDKNKGLIYRVGEGLSKTLDLSGHKSNLTTVDWSPSIDTRVCLTGAMDGKVNIYTLLSH, from the exons ATGGCGGCTGCTACTGGCAGAGTCGATGAAATGGTCAAAGACTACTTGCTGTATCGAGGTTTTACAAGCGCGCACCGATCTTTTGAAGCCGAACTGAAAAATGAGAAGGAGAGAGGATTAAGG GCTGACCGCTTAGTTGAACAATTATATAACTACATAGTAACCTATGACCTTGCATCACTACGAGAATTTTGGAACAACCTGAACCATCGCCTTTTCTCGCGACTTGAACAACGCTACATGCCAAGTGTTCGTAAACTGGAGGTTGGACTACTGAAATTCTACATTGTGTACGCATCACAAAACAATCACCAGGACAAAGTCAGGGAATTCTTTGAAAAGATGACGCCAGAGATTCAGAATCAGTCAGAATTTAAAGATTGGTTTT CTTTCCCGTTCATCAAGTCACCTGAAGAGAACACAACATTTGTGATGTATTTTACCAAGCAGTGGCAGGATACCTACTTTCTTTCTCTTCACAACTTCCTCAGTGTCATCATACAAGCCATGC CCGCTCCTACTCTTCTAAACTTCGACATAGAACACAAAAGGATGAAAAACCTACAAGAGGAGAATGATATAATGAAGCAAAGG CTCCTTGGAACTACTCCTAAAGTAGATACAGAAAGCCAGACGAGAAATCAGCCGCCAACTGAGCCCATCAGCAGGGGAGCTAACTCTATGGATCTCATCTACGATTTTTCAGCACTAGCAGA CGAAAGTTTTGaacaagaaaaacaacaaaaaacaactcGAAGATTTCCAATCAACTTTTCTGCACCACCTCTCCTTGGAAAAAAGTCAACCAATCGAAGCACAGGAAATAATAATTCAAAGAAAAATGACCAATCAGTATCTAAGACAGCATCAAAGCCAACTCCTTCCAAGGCCAAGGCCTCTAGCAAACCAGTGAACATACAGAGTAAACAGTTAAAGCCCTCTCAAGTTCCTGTAGGGGCGACGCCTCCCCAAAGTATGTCACGAGGGGGAAATGGGGGACCTGAGCATGGTGTTGTACAGAGGTCGCCGGCAAAGGTCACGTCTGTCGAGACAGAGGATCACCAAGGGAGTCCTGCTGTAAGTGTACGACAGAAAGCTATTGACCAGCACATGAATGAGCGGGGTCAGCTCCTAGGTAACCCTGATATAAAAAATGAGAAG AGACAGAGTGAGGGAGATATAAGTCCAGCCAAGCGTAGTATGAAATCCACACCTCCTGTCACCAGAGCCCAGTCAGCTGGAACCACAGACATGCCCGCGGTCACAACCCGTAGCACAACTAGATCTGTCAGTGTCATAGAGTCATCCAAAATGACCAGTCAGCCAAAACAAGTCGAGATGGTCCAGTTTTCTGCAGAATCAAAGCCACCTCCAACAG GTACAGAAACCTGTCCATTTATACTCCTGAGTCAG GAGGAGTACAGTGAACACCGAGCAGCCCTGTCCTACTGTCGGTTCTCAAACACCGGTCAGTATGTGGCCAGTGTGGACGTGGATGGAGTGGTCAA AGTTTGGACATGGAGTCCACAGCCTACAACAGCCGCGACTGTAATGTCTAAGTCTGCGTTCCTGTCCCTGGAATGGGCCAGCAAGTCTGACAGATGG TTATTATTGGGGAACAGATCTGGAAATATCCGTCTCTTCGACGTTAAAGAAATGAAGTCCTTCTACGAAGCAACAGCTGATGCTAGCTACcccag GATGATCAACTTGTGTACCAGTCCGACTGGTGGATCGTTCGTGTGTTCCGCCTCAGTGAACAGGGCTCGGTCAGGATCCTCAAGTGGAGAAGGTAGTCCTGCCTCGTCTATAAGTAAGGTTGGAAAGCTGACCCTCTGGGATCTTCGTACCATGAAAGTCAAT AAACAACTGCCCATTGATCCAGGACCTATAGCAGTTAACTGTTGTTCATTCAACCACAACGGTCAGCTACTTCTAACTGGGGCAGCTGATGGTGTGATCAGAATGTATG ATATCCAGCAGTGTCGTTGTATATCTCAATGGGAGGCCCACAGTGGGGAAGTCCAGAGTCTACAGTTCTCTAACGACGAGACGACATGTTACAGTATGGGAACCGACTCGAAG TTTCTACAATGGAGTGTTCACAAACCTGGAGTTCAACAACAGGAACTCCCGATCCATTCCGGAGCCTCACTTCCATTCCTTACCACTGGACTCTCCGGAGGGAAGGAGATACCCAAAGGGAGATTATTCTCATTTGATGGGGAGGGCCAGTATATACTAACGTGTGACAAAAACAAGggtctgatatatagg GTCGGTGAGGGACTGTCTAAAACCTTGGACCTAAGTGGACACAAATCTAACTTGACCACTGTCGACTGGTCACCTAGTATCGACACAAGGGTCTGTCTGACCGGCGCCATGGACGGAAAGGTCAACATTTATACATTACTGTCACATTGA
- the LOC138334864 gene encoding WD repeat-containing protein 91-like isoform X2, with amino-acid sequence MAAATGRVDEMVKDYLLYRGFTSAHRSFEAELKNEKERGLRADRLVEQLYNYIVTYDLASLREFWNNLNHRLFSRLEQRYMPSVRKLEVGLLKFYIVYASQNNHQDKVREFFEKMTPEIQNQSEFKDWFSFPFIKSPEENTTFVMYFTKQWQDTYFLSLHNFLSVIIQAMPAPTLLNFDIEHKRMKNLQEENDIMKQRLLGTTPKVDTESQTRNQPPTEPISRGANSMDLIYDFSALADESFEQEKQQKTTRRFPINFSAPPLLGKKSTNRSTGNNNSKKNDQSVSKTASKPTPSKAKASSKPVNIQSKQLKPSQVPVGATPPQSMSRGGNGGPEHGVVQRSPAKVTSVETEDHQGSPARQSEGDISPAKRSMKSTPPVTRAQSAGTTDMPAVTTRSTTRSVSVIESSKMTSQPKQVEMVQFSAESKPPPTGTETCPFILLSQEEYSEHRAALSYCRFSNTGQYVASVDVDGVVKVWTWSPQPTTAATVMSKSAFLSLEWASKSDRWLLLGNRSGNIRLFDVKEMKSFYEATADASYPRMINLCTSPTGGSFVCSASVNRARSGSSSGEGSPASSISKVGKLTLWDLRTMKVNKQLPIDPGPIAVNCCSFNHNGQLLLTGAADGVIRMYDIQQCRCISQWEAHSGEVQSLQFSNDETTCYSMGTDSKFLQWSVHKPGVQQQELPIHSGASLPFLTTGLSGGKEIPKGRLFSFDGEGQYILTCDKNKGLIYRVGEGLSKTLDLSGHKSNLTTVDWSPSIDTRVCLTGAMDGKVNIYTLLSH; translated from the exons ATGGCGGCTGCTACTGGCAGAGTCGATGAAATGGTCAAAGACTACTTGCTGTATCGAGGTTTTACAAGCGCGCACCGATCTTTTGAAGCCGAACTGAAAAATGAGAAGGAGAGAGGATTAAGG GCTGACCGCTTAGTTGAACAATTATATAACTACATAGTAACCTATGACCTTGCATCACTACGAGAATTTTGGAACAACCTGAACCATCGCCTTTTCTCGCGACTTGAACAACGCTACATGCCAAGTGTTCGTAAACTGGAGGTTGGACTACTGAAATTCTACATTGTGTACGCATCACAAAACAATCACCAGGACAAAGTCAGGGAATTCTTTGAAAAGATGACGCCAGAGATTCAGAATCAGTCAGAATTTAAAGATTGGTTTT CTTTCCCGTTCATCAAGTCACCTGAAGAGAACACAACATTTGTGATGTATTTTACCAAGCAGTGGCAGGATACCTACTTTCTTTCTCTTCACAACTTCCTCAGTGTCATCATACAAGCCATGC CCGCTCCTACTCTTCTAAACTTCGACATAGAACACAAAAGGATGAAAAACCTACAAGAGGAGAATGATATAATGAAGCAAAGG CTCCTTGGAACTACTCCTAAAGTAGATACAGAAAGCCAGACGAGAAATCAGCCGCCAACTGAGCCCATCAGCAGGGGAGCTAACTCTATGGATCTCATCTACGATTTTTCAGCACTAGCAGA CGAAAGTTTTGaacaagaaaaacaacaaaaaacaactcGAAGATTTCCAATCAACTTTTCTGCACCACCTCTCCTTGGAAAAAAGTCAACCAATCGAAGCACAGGAAATAATAATTCAAAGAAAAATGACCAATCAGTATCTAAGACAGCATCAAAGCCAACTCCTTCCAAGGCCAAGGCCTCTAGCAAACCAGTGAACATACAGAGTAAACAGTTAAAGCCCTCTCAAGTTCCTGTAGGGGCGACGCCTCCCCAAAGTATGTCACGAGGGGGAAATGGGGGACCTGAGCATGGTGTTGTACAGAGGTCGCCGGCAAAGGTCACGTCTGTCGAGACAGAGGATCACCAAGGGAGTCCTGCT AGACAGAGTGAGGGAGATATAAGTCCAGCCAAGCGTAGTATGAAATCCACACCTCCTGTCACCAGAGCCCAGTCAGCTGGAACCACAGACATGCCCGCGGTCACAACCCGTAGCACAACTAGATCTGTCAGTGTCATAGAGTCATCCAAAATGACCAGTCAGCCAAAACAAGTCGAGATGGTCCAGTTTTCTGCAGAATCAAAGCCACCTCCAACAG GTACAGAAACCTGTCCATTTATACTCCTGAGTCAG GAGGAGTACAGTGAACACCGAGCAGCCCTGTCCTACTGTCGGTTCTCAAACACCGGTCAGTATGTGGCCAGTGTGGACGTGGATGGAGTGGTCAA AGTTTGGACATGGAGTCCACAGCCTACAACAGCCGCGACTGTAATGTCTAAGTCTGCGTTCCTGTCCCTGGAATGGGCCAGCAAGTCTGACAGATGG TTATTATTGGGGAACAGATCTGGAAATATCCGTCTCTTCGACGTTAAAGAAATGAAGTCCTTCTACGAAGCAACAGCTGATGCTAGCTACcccag GATGATCAACTTGTGTACCAGTCCGACTGGTGGATCGTTCGTGTGTTCCGCCTCAGTGAACAGGGCTCGGTCAGGATCCTCAAGTGGAGAAGGTAGTCCTGCCTCGTCTATAAGTAAGGTTGGAAAGCTGACCCTCTGGGATCTTCGTACCATGAAAGTCAAT AAACAACTGCCCATTGATCCAGGACCTATAGCAGTTAACTGTTGTTCATTCAACCACAACGGTCAGCTACTTCTAACTGGGGCAGCTGATGGTGTGATCAGAATGTATG ATATCCAGCAGTGTCGTTGTATATCTCAATGGGAGGCCCACAGTGGGGAAGTCCAGAGTCTACAGTTCTCTAACGACGAGACGACATGTTACAGTATGGGAACCGACTCGAAG TTTCTACAATGGAGTGTTCACAAACCTGGAGTTCAACAACAGGAACTCCCGATCCATTCCGGAGCCTCACTTCCATTCCTTACCACTGGACTCTCCGGAGGGAAGGAGATACCCAAAGGGAGATTATTCTCATTTGATGGGGAGGGCCAGTATATACTAACGTGTGACAAAAACAAGggtctgatatatagg GTCGGTGAGGGACTGTCTAAAACCTTGGACCTAAGTGGACACAAATCTAACTTGACCACTGTCGACTGGTCACCTAGTATCGACACAAGGGTCTGTCTGACCGGCGCCATGGACGGAAAGGTCAACATTTATACATTACTGTCACATTGA
- the LOC138334865 gene encoding omega-amidase NIT2-like has product MATFRLALVQLAVSATKADNLVKVAKLVKEAASKGAQVIALPECFNSPYGTSYFPEYAEKIPGDSTQVLAKAAKDNGVFLIGGSIPEKDGDKLFNTCTVYNPEGTMIAKHRKMHLFDIDIPGKIRFQESETLSPGSGFTTFDTPYCKIGVGICYDIRFAEMAQIYSKRGCKLIVYPGAFNMTTGPAHWELLQRGRALDNQLYVATVSPARDESATYHAWGHSSLVNPWGSVTSTMEHEEGVIYGDIDPNYVDEVRAQIPIGFQKRHDMYKVEEEEKKEN; this is encoded by the exons ATGGCTACTTTCCGTTTAGCACTGGTGCAGTTAGCTGTCTCTGCAACTAAAGCAGACAACCTTGTCAAAGTTGCTAAACTAGTGAAGGAGGCAGCATCTAAAGGAGCCCAAGTTATTGCGCTACCAGAATGTTTCAATTCTCCTTATGGCACTTCATATTTCCCAGAATACGCCGAAAAAATTCCAGGCGATTCAACTCAAGTTTTGGCAAAGGCTGCAAAAGATAATGGAGTATTTTTGATAGGTGGATCCATACCGGAGAAAGACGGCGACAAGTTATTCAACACATGCACCGTGTACAACCCAGAGGGCACAATGATAGCCAAGCATAGGAAGAtgcatttgtttgatattgacATTCCTGGTAAAATTAGATTTCAGGAATCTGAAACGCTGAGCCCTGGCAGTGGGTTCACTACATTTGATACTCCATACTGCAAAATAGGAGTTGGAATATGTTATGATATCAGATTTGCTGAAATGGCCCAAATCTACAGTAAACGAGGATGCAAACTTATTGTGTATCCAG GGGCCTTCAATATGACCACCGGACCTGCCCACTGGGAATTGCTACAAAGGGGGCGTGCCCTGGACAACCAACTGTATGTTGCCACAGTATCACCTGCCAGAGACGAAAGTGCTACATACCATGCATGGGGTCACAGTTCATTGGTGAATCCTTGGGGGTCAGTCACTTCAACCATGGAGCATGAGGAAGGGGTCATATATGGTGACATTGATCCAAACTATGTGGATGAAGTGCGAGCACAAATTCCGATTGGATTTCAAAAGAGACATGATATGTATAAGGTtgaagaagaagagaaaaaggAAAATTAA